The following DNA comes from Castor canadensis chromosome 4, mCasCan1.hap1v2, whole genome shotgun sequence.
CTAGGTAGGTGGCAGTTTGGATGTCCCTTGTGAAAAACATGCTTCAAAACAAGTCTTCACTTTTTTCAGGGTTAAAACAACTGATACAGGTAATACGGATTACAAAATTCTAACCAAATCATCTGATCAAAATAGGTACAATGCTGTAAGCAAGTCCATGggatttattttgcctttttctcaCTCAGTTGGTTCATTTATTTAAAGGTAGATATTAAACTTTATGTTAGACTAGATATGGCTCCAGTGTGGCATTTGTGTTGTTATTCAGCTTAGAGAAGATTGTGACATGATAGGGATGGTCGCCACAATTGGAAATTGTGTACAGAAGCAGATGCCAGCAGAGGGCAGGGATGGGAAAATATGCTAAATCAGATGAAATGATTAATTAAGCTCCTATTTTggctcaaagaaagaaaacattgcatTCACTACAGAGGTGCTCAATGAAATGGGAACATGAAGAGTTCCACGTTGTTCACATACCCCTCTCTTCTGCCATCTGCTCCCAGATTCACTTCACCACACCAGCAGCAGGAGCAGCCTAAACCACACCATTCACCGTTATCTGTCCTCCTTGCTGCACCCATCACAGGTCTCCACTCTAAGTGCTCTATGTGAaaacatttttacaaaatttatatAGATATTTGCAAGAGAAAAAACTGTGCTGGATAGGTGACATATGTTTCCTGAAAAGATAATCTAAGTTTCTTTAATAACATTTTCAACATGATACAAATATAATAGCAGGAGATTTAGAAAATACACCAACATCAACTAAAATGTCAGCAGTTTGAGAGAACCATCTTTTAGCATAGCCTTGCCTTTCTTTTTACCTGGTTATACTAATGCATATTttataatcttcatttttaataacattttcagGATGTTTGAGAATATCATGGCTACTTTATATTTCACTAGATAACCTTTCTACTTTTggacattttttcaaaaatattttgcatttatacataaaattataagaaactcTTTCTGCCATTAAGGTTTTTCTATAACTCAGGTATTTCTTTGCAATAGATTCCAGCACTTAGACTTTTCCTAGCAaaggatataaaattttaaagctttcagtacatattgccaagtttttattttctcccactgcatttgagttggtttttagTGCCATCAGCTGAATATAATTCTCAATTTTATGCTCACCACAATCAAGtacattgtgtttttaaaatttgcaccAAAATCattagggaaaaaaggtgctcaAAATTATTTATGTTGAAGATATTTTATTGGTAGATAATTACTCTGATTTTCATATTATCAGTTTATATCCTTAGAAGATGTGACTGAAGGAACCTCAGTGATCTTAGAGAATAATTATCTTAAGCTTCTATAAGAAGCTTCTCTTCAGAGGAAAGAGGGAAACTCTGCCTATTTTAAAGGTTGTGGTATATCCTTCAAATTCAAGGGAATCACAACTACAGAAGAACAATTCCTGTTCTTTTGAGGAAATTCTTGGACATCTTGAAGACCATGGAGGTGGGAAAATAGAAACACTCTACAAGGTTCAGGGTTTATCTTCATCAGGGTGATCCAGAAGAACTGAACCAatataatgtatgtacatatacataattaTGAAAAGGTAGTTCTTAGGTTGGTTTACATTCTCTGAGGCTGGATAGTCCCACAATGGTCAGCTGCAGGAGGACCCATGATGCAGCCCCAACCTGAAGCTGAAGGGCTAGAAGCTTCTGGAAAGTCACTGGTGCAAGTCATCATTCAAAGGTTAAATAGCAAtggcagcagcaaaaaaaaaaaaaaaaatctgctcaaGAATTCTCTCAAGAAGGGTCTGGTGCATGAGCAAGCCTCCTCCTAATTTCTTCCATCCAGGCCCCTATCCTATTGGCAACTCCTACCCACATTTAGGCCTGGTCTTTCCTATGCAGTTTGCTAACACACATGCCAGTCATCTCAGAAAACAccttcacacacatgcacacacacacacacacacacacacacacacacacacacaccaatgcaCACTTTATCAATTTTCCAGACATCTGTCAATCCAGCCAAGAGTACAACCAAGAATAATCATCACGTTGGACTTCAACTACTTAATATGAAATAGAACatagaaacctcttgcaattgctttaaatggtgtggggaaggggttgagggacagagacaatgggggtgatctaaccaatgtacaatataagcctaattgtcactatgaacccaccctataatgaatatatcttaattttaaaaaattataataaaaaacagaataacCATTATGAGATTTTAAGTGCCAGACTGCAACAGATAGATTATTCAAAAATCTCTTCGCCTCAAAATTAAAATGAGCATTAGAAGAGCATTTACTGAGCCTCTTACGGATCCTTAATCCTAACACAATGTTGAATTAATGAAAATGCATCCAAAAAACATGTTTACAGTTGTATTTTTTTTACCAGGTTGAAATATGAGCATCTTGAAAAGAATCTCTTGCCTACATTGAGGCATTTCAAAGGATCTAAAGTTTAACCAGCCTTCGGCAGTGGTCCAGCATATAACTGTTATCATTATTTGAAAGTATTTCCGGCATCTGCTTGTGGAAGCAGGTCTTGTTCATGTTTCCTAGTGAGAAGTCTTCTATCCCGAGACAGATATAGTTACTATGATGCACGCAATGAAAATCTTACATGGCACCAGATCGTACGCTTCATTGCAGGTAGCTCCATCTTTTACCCTAGAGAAGGACCAGAAATGCTGATCAAAGCAGAATCTTGGATTGTCACATTCTGATGGCATTCTACCTCTTCCTGGCCAAACGGTTGAGAAGTCATTGTGAATTTGTAATAGGAAGTAGTTTGAATTTGTGGGCTAAGATTAAGTGGGATAGAAAATCTAAAGGAGAAACCAAAAGAAGGATgtttaaagaaaatcaaagatttttGCCAGAAACATTAACTCAGATGAGAAAGCCAGAAAACAATGCTAAAATACCTAAGGAGAGATTCCGTTACATCCAGAACTGAAGCTAAATAGAAAGAGCAGAATCTAGGTGTTGTCCTAACTTAGTCAAGTAGAGAGGATTTGAACCACAGTCTCTCAATCCTAGGTATCTATGTTCCTATCTGTGTTCCTATTTATGATAATCTAAGTGCTTTGTAGTAAAGTCATATTCAGAAGTGCAGTCTGACAAGTAGCTAAAACCATGTTGTGTACTGTCTGATGCTCCCACCAAAATCTGTATCTTATAATATGGCTACAAAGTTTAAAAGAAGTGTATTCCCAAATCtggaaataagcaataagaaacaAGGAAATATGCAGAACAAGAAAGGTACATAAAGTTTGAGTAGGTAAAGTGTGGGAGCTgggagccaggcaccggtggcttacacctgtaattctaactagtcaggaggcagaaatcaggatgatcacagttcgaagccagcccaagcaaataaaaaaacccatcaaaaaaaatccatcaccaaaagtggctggtggagtggctcaaggtgtaggcctgagttcaaacctcagtagcaaaaaaaaaattatagaagagTGTATAACACAAGCAGAGACTTATAAGATAACTGTGAATGATATAGCTATGACTAGAAAAAACATGATAGGACTCATGAACAAAAACTATTTCCTTAGGATGTTTGGAAGATCTTGAATGGATAAGGTATAGTAAGTATGGGAAAGGTAAATTGGTTTGaagaaaggttaaaaataaaCAGGTAACCTGCCAGATCTCATCATTGCAaatgcattttttcctttattttagaaGGTGTCTTTACATTGATACTATGGCATATATAAACACATTCTTTCCTTGCAACCTTTCTCCTAATGCTTTTAGTATCAACTGGTGATCCATACTTGAATTAGTTATTCTAATAAATGtaagtgttttctatttttctttccgtGTTTATTCTGGAAATATTCACTGTAAAGGAAAGTTTTCTCTCATCAACTGGAGGTGAGCTTCAGGTTCACCTAAAAAGATAGGTTAAATCTtcaaattttttcaatttaatcatGAAATTCTGGAGTTAGGATTGGGTGATTGCggtggaggtggctcaagtgatagagtgcttgcctagcaagtgcaagccctgaattaaaaccccagtgccaacaaaaagaaaaaaagaatctatttTGCACAGGATTGTTCAGTGCTGGTAAGTGAATGTTTTAggcaaatatttttcaatttagtGGAATTAAGAGTTTTAAGATTATTTCTACTTGACTTAGAGCTATAatgttattatatataattatatgtatatacatctaACTATATTTATGAAGTGCTTGACAAGACTATTAGTAAGCACAATGGGCATACTAGTTTTGAAAAAAGTTATCTATTATCAGTAGATTGGTTTCTTGTCCCCTACATCTTGCCCACCATTATAGCCCCAGGAATAGAAAAAGATGAATGTCACCTAGGAAAGGGGaatatttaaaataggaaaaagacctcaattgaaagaaagaagtgagaTTCTGTCCATTCACCTCAAGGGACTTTGGTAAGACACAGATTGATGCAGGGAACTACTAAAGGACTCCTTCTCAAGATTCCATCCAAAATTTGGAATGGTTACTATATGGGCTGAGACTCTGTTAGCTCTAAGCACCCACTGATCCAGTGTTACCTTGAAGGAACCCACCAATTCCCACATAATCCAGAGCAAATTAATGAGAGATTGGATGGAGGGTTGTCCATCTGGGGCTGGACAGGGGTAGGAAGCAGGAAGAAGGATACCTGCTAGGTATCCTTTTTACCTTGTTCAAtgaagagtttttattttaaaaactatatcaaCCACTCAGGAACCAACCAAAGAAGAGAAGGATGGTGTTCaatgaataattattaaaagaattaatatcaaGGAAGATATTATAGTCCCCAAAGCAAGAATTTATCCTCTGGGTCTCTTACAGGATTCATCTGAGGATAGTGTGTTGCTTTCTGGTGGCcaagaaaacaaatcaatgtaTATTTGTGATGCCAAAAatactcagaagaaaaaaagcccTTTAGTTAGTTGATGTTATACCATAGTTAGTATACCATAGTTATGTTCTGTATGGTATACTTAGAGGTATTGGGAAAGTCTATTTTAGTAGATAGGTTAATATGTAGCTTAAATTTAGCTTATTATATGAATGTTCCATTTTCACTGGACATGTGCACAGCCTGAATAGAGATGGAAAAACTATTAAGGCTACTCTGACCTATGAGAATTATTAATTGAAGGTTAGCCACAAGAAAAACAATATAGCTCTTTCTcactaaacttttaaaaaggaaaaacaaatagcataaaaCCCATTTAGGAAGTCAAAAGATATTGAAATGGCTGAACACTACGGAAAATCTAATGTTTTTTCTCACCATTGTGATCTCTCATCAGCGTTTatgctcatatttttaaaaatgattgagtTCACTTTATCCAGTTTTTTCTAGAAACACCAGCACCTCATCTCTTACAGTTAATTCTACTTCTAGTGTCTGTCTCTGAAgtcatataaaaatgaaaaactaacagAAATTTTAGAACACATCAGAAAATTGGCTATAGAACTTTGACCAGCCCACTCCCGGTGCTGCATCTTTAGCCTCCATAGGTAAGTTCATGACCACCACTCAGCCATGGAATCTGCTGCCATCAAAATTTCTCCAAATATCACTTTCCCTCAATCATGAACTGATTCCAaaatctgagattacaggcaacCATTAAACCGCACCCCAGAGAATAACAATGATCCTAGCAAAAAGGACCACCAGATCAGAACACAAATTATCCCAACTAAAGTCATGAGCAGTAAACACTAACAAAACACTGAGATGGAAACATCTGCTCTGCACCTCAGTGAGGCACAATAGACTCAGCAATCACCTTCCTCCCCAATGCCAAAGAGTTGTCTTAAAGAcagcaaaggaggaaaaattaaatcttaatgattaatttgcaaaaaaaaaaaaaaccctcagcatTGAAAAAATCTTTTGCTCACAGTGACCAAAGTTGTGTCTATTTTGGTTATTGTTGTAGCACTATTTTTATAAGGATAGCATTTAGCATATAGATTGTCCGTTGGTAGACTTTGGAGGCTTTCATGTCATGACAGGGGCTATTCAAAATTGTATAGTAAAGGTAGCGTGAGGTTTGATTTTCAGTAGGTAGTGAAGGACCTttaagttttcttatttatagtAATGGTGATCAGGTGTTCTGTTCTAGAAAAGATAGAACCAGCCAACACAGAAGTTGAGGAAGCAGTTGGTTTAATAGGGTGTGGAGGAGTTACTGGGCTCATTATTTCGGGCTCTTCTAATCTCAATTCTGATAGCTAACATTATTTGATTTAGATATATTTGGTTATTTAAATGCAattatagggctggtggagtggctcaagtggtagagcacctgcctagcaagggtgaagcctgagttcaaaccccagtgccaccaaaaaataaataaataaagactaaaTGCAATTATAAGGACTACCTGTTATGCTTTTTACATGGGGTTAACAACTGGAAGACATGTGCCCTAGCCTAAATGATAAGGGCTTTTGTTATTGTTAGTTAGCTGATTGATTGCTGTTATGACAATTTCCTTCTTAGACTTAGAGAGCATATCTAGGGTTtaccttagtttttcaatgataATTATAAATCACTAAGTTCTagtgagttttattttaaaatccataGATTGtgcattaaaatataaatctaaaattttaaagCTATACTGCTTTCATACAATTCTAAAGTTCTGACTGGGTTGGGTTGTTTCTAAAACATTGATTTAAATAGTGTTATATTAATCATATTTCAGAAATAATGATTAAGATgacaaaatgttttaattatctTGTAAAACATATGTGCCATGGTATAcaacattaaaagtaaaaaattttcTTAATGATATTAGGAATTTCATAGGCAAGAAATCATTTTCCTTAGCATAATTGAGGTCTCTCAATTATAATCTAGAAAAAAGATTAATGCTTACTCCAAACTTGACACTGAGCTGTACTTAGTGACTTGCTTCTAAAcaatacagaataaaaataagaaagtggaTAGTTTTCAGTGGGGAGCATGATAAACACTACCTTAGCCAAGTGATTGAAGTTAACAAAACCAGTGGTGTCATGGGGAGAGCACATACCTCCAGTATAATGTGTGATGAGAAAGGCACTCCACATCCATGACATTCTCCCCAAGAATTCACAACCTTAGCCTACGGTGAGCAAATATACCAAACTAATGACATTAATGGGCATTCTACACATAACTGACTATTTCTTGACTGTCGAGTTCATGACCAATAAAGAAAGACTGAGAAGTATAGCACCCAAATGACATTAAAGGGAAATTATGATTAAATGCAGTGTGGTCACCTAGTTTGGACCCTGGAGCAGAAAAAAGACGCTAATGGAATAATTGGCAAAATTGTAGAAAGTGTTCAGTGTAAAGAATAGTCATGTACCCTGTTAGCTTTtgagttttgaaaaatgtatcATAGTAATATGAGGTGATAACAttaggaaaaaatgaaactgggTTGGAATACATGGGAACTCTCTGTCCTATCATTTCAACTGTTCTCTAAAATCTAAAAGTACACTAAAATCAAAAgcttctttgaaagaaaacaagaagggtTCATCCAATGTGGATAGGCTACTGCTCAAAACTGGGCCAAAATTTCATCGGAACATAATCATATTTGTAAACctagaaatataaaaagtaaacttatttctattttaaaaatgagccaTGGCTAGAACTTTCCTGCAAAAACCTCCAGAATCAGATGGCTTCACCAgtaaattctaccaaacacttaagaaataaaaatgctaatcTTCTACAAACTCTTTCAAGGAATAGGAAAAGAAGCAACCTACTCCAACTCATGTTGTGAAGACAGTGTAAACTTAATACCAACATTGGCAAGGACATTGGTGTCATATATGCCTGTTACTTACCTCCCTGCTCCTGAGTGACCAAGACTGAGTCTAGGACTGGAGAAGGTCCCTGGTATTAGTACTGCTTCCCCATCCCAACCTCCATTTAATCTGATGGATTCAATCTCCCAAAGAAAAGCTGCAAGGAGTTTCAGAGGTGATCGAttctcatctttttattttatagatgagaaaagtaAAACCCTACTATTTAACTAGCATAGCCCTTCTAATGATAAAGATGGAACTAGAAAAATGAGTCTTTTGCTTCCACTCTGTGTCTACCTACAACGATGAGCTTACCAATTACTTAGTGGATAGTCTGTTCCATGGAAATCcattctcaaaaacaaacagaagaaaaatcactCAAGACTTCACATTGCAACAGAATCTGGAGGTCAGCATGTTCATTGTGAAATCTATTTAGGTTCACAAATGGAGTGAGCTAATTCTCTAGGTTTCACTCATTCACTCTGGATAGCTCTCACTATTAGAAAGCCTGTAAGTTCACTAAAATTTTATATCTCTGTAATTACAACCATGTATTTCAGCCAGCACACTTAGCAATGTCTTGAGACATTTTTAGTTATATCACAACAGAGGGCAGGTGCAACACACACTCGACGAGTATCACAAAGATGATACCAAACATGGCACAGTGTACACAACAGTTTCCCCCAGAATTATCAGACCCAAAATGTCCACGGATAGAATCCAGGTTGAGAGAATTTGATGTAAAGTATTCCTACCATCACACATTCAAGTCAAAGTCTTTAATGTGCACTATAAGAAATTATGAAGTCCAGATTTATGAAAAATTTGAGCATTAAGAAAATAGTCAAGTACACTATTATGTAATTCAAGTTATAGTAGAAGTTACTTGCCATTTATTGAtgtgtatttctttccttttgtgtgtgtgtgtgtgtgtgtggtggtggtactgagatttgaactcagggctttacgtaTGTATGCAAGGTAAGtgcattaccacttgagcaacacacCCAGCCTTTTGCTTTCATGTTATTTTTAGGATAAGTCTTGCATTTTGCCCTAGGACAACCTGGATCCCAATCCTCCTTCCTATGACTCCCCTGGTAGTTGGGATAACAAGTACaaatcactatgcctggcttgtttattgagatgggggtctcactcacttttgccagggctggcctcaaactgtgatgctcccaatctccacctcctaaatagctTGGTTTACATATgtcagccaccacacctggctcaatgTATATTTCTTAATTATCAATTATATCATAGACCAAggaaatttttcattctttattaaaTATGTTGTGCATGTTTTTATTTAGAGTTATGAGTAAACTTTAGATTATTTATCATTCTGGTTATGAACAGAGctgtgaaagaattaaaaatggtAACACCAAATCAGAAACTGAACTCTCCAATCAGCAAGGTTTTAAATATctcaaggccaggtgtggtggctcatgcctataatcttagatactcagaaggcagaaatcaagagaatcacagtccagccaggttggacataaagcaagactatctctcaaaaataactaaagcacaaaagggttggggcatggcttaaaAGGTAGACTGGCTTAGCAAATtcaaggatctgagttcaaccctcagtactgccaaaaaaaaaggtctcTTAAAATACTCTTAATCAAAAGACCAAGGAGGTGTCAGGCAAGTTGTGTGCGTCTGCCAGCCCAGCACTGTGCAGATGAAGCAGGAagagctatgtagtgagactaTCACTGAAaactcaaaataacaaaaacaaaaaccagccaggagggaaggagaagtcaATGTGTATTATGAATGACCCAAATTAATGCAATTactaaaatgtcattatttctaagcacatataattaaaataactcAGCTAATCAAACTACTAATGAGTGCACCCTTAGGTCCAATTTCAacaaattaaataatgaaaatttgaatagaaacttaaatttaaattttttcttaaaagtatttcTTTACAATTTACAAACATTCCCTTCTGATCATATATACATTCGATTATGTAAATTTCTGTTCATAGTATCATAGCTAGATCTATGATTTTTTCTTATATACTTGGAACATGATTCACATTTTTAGGAtttcttattataatttttatcactCTAACTATTGTCATTATTAGAATATGATTTTGGGATCTAAGAGTCTCAAACTAAACCTTCCAGGACATTGTAAACATTTATGAAGTTTTGTTATGTTATAGGTTATTAGTTTCAATCTAAAGATCCTGATTTGGTGAGTCTGGGTTATCAGCAATTGTAATTTAATTCTTCCAGAACtatgaagaattaaaaattaagatttttaattaATGAGTTTGCTACTCAATCTGCATTGACATTTTTTCTCTGTACATTTTCAGTGCTGTCACACAAAGTTGAGAATCACCTTGTCATTCTCAAGAAATGTCATTTAATTGAGTGGCTTACAAGATTGCAGAAAATCagttatttaattttgaaatataaattcaaaaagccaaaagcactTTCTGTAATACTAGTGTAAAAAGAATACTATTGATTATGGGCAATTAAAATATAGTatacagaaaaactgaagaaacatAATAAACTTCACCacagaggaaataatttttacaagttctaccatttttcttttcttttcttggggaggtactggggcttgaactcagggtcttctccttgagccactctgccagtccttttttgtgatgtgtatattcaagatagggtctagtgaactatttgcctgggctggctttgaaccacaatcctcttgatctctgcctcctgagtagctaggattacaggggtgagccaccagtgcccagcaaaattCTAACacttttctacatacatatgCTTAAACCTTCTGCATataaaatttctgttcattaagCATGCAGTTTGTGTATAGAGGAATGCAATACATGCTAAATTCTAAATTGCTAGTTTTATTATAAGGTTTATATAAAATGTCTTAATGATTCCCTAAATAAACACATTGGATCACTTCTCCtatatgaaattatattattttggaTTATAGAACCAGGATCAGATTCTTGTAGTTTAAAGTTTCATTTGTATAAAGTTTTAATACTTTTAGAAATCCTAAGTGGTAATTTTGTGACAATTTGAAGGTCCAAATTATTGTTCTTCAAGGGGCATCATGGTAATTGCCATAGGTATGATGTAGTAATGTCAACGAGATAGATTCAGCTACCTTAGAAGTAGCTACAGTTTCAGTGTTAGGGAAAAGTCAGTGTGGAGATAGTTATAGGTTAATTTATGGTGGTTATAATGAAAGTTTAACTTGatatagaagaaataattttgatgATTGACAGTAGTTCTATTCGGCTTTAAGTGGTAACGGTGGCATTTGTGATGAGCTATTGAAGGACAGTAAAAGTTATAGTAGTTGTAGGTTAGATGGAAGTGCTTAAAGAATCAGTTGAAGTGAACATGGTTTGGGGTTTCAGTGAAAAGATGGTATGAGGGATATCAGCTAAGTTCAAATTGTAGCAGTATTTGATGTTACTGAAGTTGTCACCGTTATAGAGTCTATTGAAATACTGTGGCTCAACTACAAGTGCTGAAAATCACTGTTGTTGTAAGCTGAGTTGAGGAGCTGGAGATGCAGATTCAATGAAGGTGATGGTTCTGGGTAGTTAAGGGGTAGTTTGAGTGGTAGTTGCAGCAGTCGTAGATTTTGTGGCAGGGCTGGCTGCTGTAGTTTCACTTGAAGTCATGACTGTTGTGGATATAGGTTAAGTTGACACGATGGTTGTGCCTGTCATGGCTGTAGTTTCAGCAGACGTTGTAGTGGTTGTAGATTCTGTTGAAGTGGTTCTTGTAGATTCAGTTGAAGTTGTGCTGGTGGCTGTTGTGGTTCCAGGTAGAGTCGATGTGATGGTCGTGGCTGTAGTTTCAGCAGACGTTGTAGTGGTTGAAGATTCTGTTGAAACTGTCGTACTTGTGGGTTCAATTGAAGTTGTGCTGGTGGCTGTTGTGGTTTCAGGTAGAGTCGATGTGATGGTTGTGGCTGTAGTTTCAGCAGATGTAGCTGTGGTTGTAGATTCTGTTGAAGTGGTTGCACTAGTGGGTTCGACAGAAGTACTGGTGGCTGTTGTGGTTCCAGGTAGAGTCGATGTGATGGTCGTGGCTATAGTTTCAGCAGATGTGACTGTGGTTGAAAATTCTGTTGAAACTGTTGTACTTGTGGGTTCAGTTGAAGTTGTGCTGGTGGCTATTGTGGTTTCAGGTTGAGTTGAAATAATCGTGGTGGCTGTGGTTTCTGTGGATGTTGAACTGGTTGTAGATTCTGATGAAGTGGTAGTCAGTGCAGGGTTAGCAGTAGTAGAGGTTGTTACAGGTACAGTAACTGTAGATTGTCCATTGTTTGGAAGCAGCTGGATAACAATGGAGGAATTGCTTCCATTACGATTCACCAGACTTAATATGAGTACACCAATTGCTGTTGTTATCACACAGGCTAAGAGACAAGCCAGGAAGACTTTCCACAGAGACCAGTCATTGCAGCAATTCCGCTTCACCTATGAGTGTGAATTAAAATGTCagcaataaagacaaaaaatgctTATGACTTATCATCTCTTTCATATTACTTATAATTTATAGTATTAGCATTCTTTGAATCACTAGGTATCCCTGATGTTTAGGCTTAAAAACCAAAGTGGAAGTAATGTCATGGTTTCTCTAAcatgaggaaaaataatttgcCAGTATCTGTCATTCTATTTTCCTATGTTTTTGTCCTTTCTAATAGATTTTATGACCGATTTAAATCCACAGCAATACTAAGGGGAAGATACAGAGATATCCCATATGCACTATAATCTCACAGCTCCCCCATCAGCTGCATCCCCAACTAGAGTGGAACATTTGTCACAGTTGAGTCATCCAGCGTCCAGAGCTTACAGTAGGGTGCACTCTTGGTGTTGTACACACAGTTTCATACAGGTTCTTTTCACTGCCTTAAAATCTCCTATGCTCCAATTATTTCTCTTCCCTCGTCATTACTCTGTGTCTTTTTATGTGAgcagaaaaatacatttgttttgtttggcgttgctggggtttaaacacagGTCTTGTGATTGCTAGACAAATTTGAGCCGTGGCTCcaattcttttacttttagtttgtttttcagatagaatctccctaacttttgcccaggctggccttgaatctcaatcttctatctccatctcctgagtagctgggtttacaggcatatAACACCATGCTTGTCCCTGAAAAAGACTTTAAATGGTAAACTCTTTCACACACTTGCCTC
Coding sequences within:
- the LOC109699047 gene encoding uncharacterized protein, with amino-acid sequence MDRKHGKYVVNVEPSRNQPPCTCPNDQEVHSSTGWCPPSHDIPGHVSSNLSGVWVSPGILAQSGCPQPESSNTQVKRNCCNDWSLWKVFLACLLACVITTAIGVLILSLVNRNGSNSSIVIQLLPNNGQSTVTVPVTTSTTANPALTTTSSESTTSSTSTETTATTIISTQPETTIATSTTSTEPTSTTVSTEFSTTVTSAETIATTITSTLPGTTTATSTSVEPTSATTSTESTTTATSAETTATTITSTLPETTTATSTTSIEPTSTTVSTESSTTTTSAETTATTITSTLPGTTTATSTTSTESTRTTSTESTTTTTSAETTAMTGTTIVST